The genomic window ACCGCCAGCGGATTCGCCGCCTATAAAGAGCGGCCCGGATGAGAATTCCCCCGCATTGGCCACCAGCCATAGGGCGGCAGCCTCGCAATCGTCGGGCCCGGCGGGATAGGGGTGCTCCGGTGCCAGACGGTACTCGACGGAGATACAGGCAAGCCCGCAGGTGTCCGCCAGCCGCTCCAGCAGCGAATCCTGCTGATTGGCACCGCCAAAGACCCAACCGCCCCCATGCAGATGCAGATAGACGCCTTTCGCCTCACCTTTCTCGCCCTGGGGCTCGATGATGTGGAGCGTGATCTTGCCGCCGGGACCATCAATCTCGACATCACGCGCCCGCTCACTCACCGGTGCTGCAGGAAAGGGGCCTTCGCCGCGCTCTCGCATGCTGCGCGCTTCTGCGGCCGACATGGACCAGGGGTCCGCCGCATTGGTCACAAGGTCCATGATCACCGCATTGATGTCGTCTGTTTCCTTGCTCACAGCACCGGACATGAAGAGCGCCGGATTGAGGACTGTCGGTTCAGGTGGAGTTGTCATTGCGGCCATCCTTGGCGTGAGTCGAATTTCCAATATCCAAGCTTAGCGCCATGCTGCGCCGAGAACATCCCGCAGCACGGCTAACGTTGATATCCAGTGTGCGCGAATGCCGCAGTGCTTCACGTCAGGGCGGTGACGCAGATCAATTACCCGGCCGTCTGCGCGTCGGAAAATGTCCTCATGGTTGACACACCATTCAACGAAAGAGGGGGACCGGCATCATGCAGTCCAAACATATCGTCAACACACTCGCGGCCGCGCTTCTTGGCGCAACGGCCCTCACAATGCCAACATTCGCAGCTGCCGAAGATGGCGCAAGCGGACAGAGCCCATGGCAGATTCGGGCGCGCATCATCGGCGTCATTCCCGATGAGGACTCAAGCCTCACACCGAATATCGGCAGCGTGGATGCAGACGGCGCCGTGGTGCCGGAGATCGACATCTCCTATTTCTTCACGCCCAACATCGCAGCCGAGCTGATCGCTGCCACGTCGCCGCACGACATGAAGGTGAACCTCAATGGCGGCGGGTCGCTTGATCTCGGTGACGTGTGGGTGCTTCCACCCACCTTGCTGCTGCAGTACCACTTCATGCCCGACGGTCAGGTCCGTCCTTATGTTGGTGCCGGTATCAACTACACGCACCTCTACAATGCGGACGATACGCCGGGCACCAGCGTCGACTATGACGGTGGATTCGGCTGGGCCCTTCAGGCTGGCGTCGATGTGCCCATCGGCGGCAACTGGTCCTGGAACTTCGACGTGAAGAAAATCTTCGTCAACGTGGAAGCCACAGTGAATAGCGCGGTAAAGGCAGACGTGGATCTTGATCCATGGGTCGTCGGTACCGGTATCGGCTACCGCTTCTAGACCGACGAACGATCCAGACAAAAAGGGCGGCGTTCATCAGAACGCCGCCCTTTCTTGTGAGTAGTGCGAGACACCTAGTGGGTGTGCGCAACTCCGGCACCTGTTGGCACGCGGATGTCTTCCACCATGTCCTGCACCTCGGCGGGAGGGGCAGCAGTAAACATCCGCACCGCAAAGGCCACGAGGAAGTTGAGCACCATGCCGACGGTGCCGCTGCCTTCCGGCGAAATACCCAGGAACCAATGCTCGGACGAATTCAGCTCTGGCGAGATGAACTTGAAGAACACGATATAGACAAAGGTGAAGGCCAGGCCTGTCACCATGCCCGCAATTGCGCCTTCGCGGTTCATGCCCCGCATGAAGATGCCCATGAGGATAGCGGGGAACAGCGACGCCGCAGCTAGCCCGAAGGCAAAGGCCACGACTTGCGCCACAAATCCCGGCGGATTTATCCCCAGATACCCGGCAACGCCAATGGCCACAGCCGCCGCTATGCGGGCGTAACGTAGCTCCTGCTTGTCGGAAATATTAGGCATCAGCGTCTTTTTCATGAGGTCATGACTGATGGAGGTGGAAACCACCAGCAGCAGACCGGCCGCTGTGGACAGGGCTGCCGCGAGACCACCTGCCGCCACCAGCGCGATCACCCAGCCTGGAAGCTGTGCAATTTCCGGATTGGCCAGAACGAAGATGTCACGATCAACATAGATCTCGTTGTCCGAAGCCGTTGGCGTATTGGATAGTGCCCGCTCACCATTGGGACCAGCCTCGCCCGTATAGGTGGGTTTGCCTTCATAGGGCGCGCCGGACCCATACTGGATGACGCCGTCATTGTTCTTGTCCATCCAGCCGATGAGGCCGATCTGCTCCCAGTTTTTGAGCCAGCCCGGCGCTTCCTGATAGGACGTATTGTTGACCGTATCGATGAAGTTGATCCGCGCAAACGCCGCCACGGCCGGGGCCGTTGTGTAGAGCAGCGCAATGAAGATCAGCGCCCACAAGGCTGAGACGCGAGCATCTGACACCTTGGGAACCGTGAAGAAGCGCACGATCACATGCGGCAGACCCGCTGTGCCGACCATCAACGCAAAGGTAATGGCAAAGACGTCAATAACTGCCTTCGACCCTTCCGTATACGCCGTAAAGCCAAGGTCAACGAGGGTCGCGTCCAGTTTCGCCAGAACCGACATGCCCGACCCATCCGCCATGGTGGAACCAAGGCCCAGCTGCGGAATGGGATTGCCCGTCACGAGGATGGAAATGAAGATCGCAGGCACAAGATACGCAAAGATCAGCACGCAATACTGTGCGACCTGCGTGTAGGTGATGCCTTTCATGCCGCCGAGCACCGCATAGACGAAGACAACCGCCATGCCGAGGACGACCCCAAGCTCGATATCCACCTCAAGGAATCGCGAGAACACGATGCCCACACCGCGCATCTGCCCGGCTACATAGGTGAATGAGATGAAGATGAGACAGATGACGCCGACAATGCGGGCAGTGGACGAGTAGTACCGTTCACCGATGAAGTCCGGCACGGTGAATTGCCCGAACTTGCGCAGATAAGGCGCTAGCAGCAGCGCCAGCAGCACGTAACCGCCGGTCCAGCCCATGAGATAGACTGAGCCGTCATAGCCAGCAAAAGCAATGATGCCGGCCATGGAGATGAAGCTGGCGGCACTCATCCAGTCAGCCGCCGTCGCCATGCCATTGGCAATCGGGTGTACGCCGCCTCCTGCCACATAGAACTCGCTTGTAGAGCCCGCGCGTGACCAGATGGCGATGCCGACATAAAGCGCGAAAGACGCGCCGACGAAAATGTAAATCAGTGTTTGCGTTTCCATTGGTGTTCCCCTCTCCCGATCTAGTCGTCGTCGACGCCGTAGCGCCGGTCGATGCGCTTCATTGCAAACACGTAGTAGGCAATGAGGCCGATGAAGACGTAGATCGAGCCCTGCTGGGCCCACCAGAAACCAAGTTTGAAACCGAAAAACTGAATGCTGTTGAGCGGCTCGGCGAACAGAATGCCGAAGCCGAAAGACACAACAAACCAGATGACCAGAAGAATGCCGAGCAGCCGCAGATTGGCGTGCCAGTAGCCACGCACATTCTGTTCGCTCAGGACTTCTGCATCGTGATGATCATGGGCAGGCCTATTGCCGCCCTCATGATGGTAGACGTTCTTGTCTCCATCGCCTCCCTGCGTGTTGGACATCAGCATCCCTCCCTAGCTTAGCCCGCATGGATTCTTATTTTTGTTTTGCAAAACCCTAGCGTCAGAAAATTCAAAAGGATACCGGCCTCGTCTTGACCTGAATCAAGGCTTGTTTGGCGCAATCATCAGCACATCGCGGATGAGAGCGGTCACGGCATCGGGATCATTTGCCTTTGTATGCGGATCGAGTTTCCTGATTTCCGGCGACAGGCTGAACACGGTGCCAGCGATCGCGATAGCAGAATAGTGCAAAAGCGTGGGGTCGCCGGGGCGCACAAGCCCTGATGCCTGCCCTTCTTTTATGACGGCAATCGAGTTTTCGTAGAAACGCCGAAGATGGGTCTCAACGAGCCAGGTCAGCCTCTCGCTGTCATGCTTGCCTTCATGCAGGATGATGCGATGCAGATCCGCGTCAGCTGCAAACATATTCACCAGCGCGCGAATGGGGCTCATCAGACGGGTTTCATAGTCCGCATCATCATCAAGCCGGTCCATTTCTTCGGTGAAACCTTCTCCCACCTGGGCAAACACACCATCCACCACGGCGCGCCAAAGCTCTTCCTTGGAGGCAAAGTGATAGAGCAGGAGGCTTTGCGCTACCTCGGCTGCTTCGGCAATCCGTCGAGTGCTAGCCGCCTCGAATCCTGCCTCGGCGAAGCGGGATTTAGCGGCCTCAAGGATGCGCTCGCGAGCCCGCTCTTTTGTCGATTTCTGAGTGATGGTCCTGGTCCTTCTGGCGTGATTGCCTCGATAGATACCGCAATCATTGATCGTGCGATCAGAAAAAATTGATCAGTTGATCAGGATTGATTAGGTTTGATCAATCGATCAATAAGTCTGCGAGCAGAAAGCGGTAATGCAACGCGAAACCCACCTCTTGAACGAAATCCATGCGGTTCGCTTCACCGGCGACACGCCCAAATATGCCCTTGTGGTGTCTCATGGGATCGGCGCCCATGGCGGCATTTACGACATCTTCTGTGAGCAACACGCAGCGCGCGGGGCCGACATCTGGTCTTACGATGCACCGGGCCATGGCAGATCCACCACCAACCGCCCGCGCGGGCAGTGGACAATGGAGGAGTGGGCGCAGGCGAGCCGCGACTGGGCGGCCCACGTGAAGCAGGAGACCGGTCTGCCGGTTTTTACCCTTGGCTCAAGCCTCGGTGTGGCAGCAGCGATTTCCGCGATCAATTCAAACGACGTGACCGGCGCAATCTGCATGGGGTCGCCCGCTGTGCCCGGCGCGCCCATGTTCAAGGCTCTGAGAGAGGCATGGCGCAACGACGCGGTAAAGCAGGTGCTGGGTCAGCTGGGCCGGGCCGCACGCCTCGACATCAAAACATTCTTCAACTTCGACGAAGACTACGGCTATGCAGGTGCCAGTGAGCAAAAGCAGCTCGATCCATGGAACACATGGTCCTATGACCTTGAATCCTGGGCGTCGTTCTTCCAATACGATCCAGAACAGCCGCCCGAGGCCAACACCAAGCCGGTGCTGTACACCGCCGGGGAGAAAGACCCAAGCTTCCCGCCCGACGTCATCAAGCTGGCGGCATCTGCCATTGGCGGCCCGGTGACCCTCAAGGTTTTTGAAGACGCAGGGCATCAGCTTATGCTGTTTGAAACGACGCGTTTTTCAGATGCCGTGCACGATTTCTGCCTGTCCACACTTCGCGATGAGGATGCCTGATCATGGTCAAACCAAACGCACTCCATCACCTGGCGCTTTCAACCGGCGACATGAAAACGCAGATTGAGTTTTTCACCGATGTGCTGGGCATGGAACTGGTCGCGCTCTATTGGATGCATGGCGTCGAAGGCGCATGGCACGGCTTTCTCAAGCTCAACGAAAATTGCGCCGTCGCCTTTGTGCACACATCCAGAAATGGCGAGATTACTCCGGTGATGGGCGTGTCCCATGCGGGCAATCCCGGCGAAAGCTCAGCACCCGGAACAATGCAGCATCTGGCTCTCAACGTGGACAGCGCCGCGGACCTCATCGCCATGCGGGACCGTATCCGCTCACGGGGTGTGCCGGTGTTTGGACCGATCCACCACGGCTTTTGCTCGTCGATCTATTTTGCCGGGCCTGAAAACCTGTCTCTTGAGGTCGCCACCTCTGCTGATGTGGAGCACCCATTGTCTAGCGATGTTTGGATTGATCCGGAAGTTGCTGCGCTGGCCGGTATCTCTGCCGAGGACATCAAGCGCTACAAGGCGCCCAAGCCATATGAAGGCGCCAATGGCGATGTGCCGCAGCCGGAATATGATTCATCCAAGCCACATCAGTTCTATCCAAAGGAAGTATATGATCTGATGCTGGGGACACCGGACGACGCACTGACCCTGGCGGCCAGCGAAACCACGCCACCGGGCCTGGCGTCTGCCTCTAAGTGAGTGTCGCGAAGCAACCTGTGCCAGAACAACAGTGACATCAGACCACCAGTGAAAGCAGTCTCCCCATGAAGGCCATCATCGCAGGCGGCGGCATCGGCGGACTGACTGCGGCTTTGGCCTTCCGGCATTTTGGCTGGGAGGTTGAGGTTCACGAGCGTGCGCCGGAGCTTGGCGAGGTCGGCGCCGGCATCCAGATCAGCCCCAACGGCATGAAGGTGCTACGCGCACTGGGCCTTGCGGACCGCGTTGCAGAAAACGCGTTTGAGCCCGAAGCGTTGGAAATGCGCATGGGCCGGTCCGGACGGCGTATTTTTCGGGTGCCGGTTGGCGATGCTGCAGTTGCGCGTTGGGGTGCCCCATACCTACACGTGCACAGAGCCGATCTCGTGGAAGCGCTTTCGACCGAACTGGAAGACCGCGCGCCGGGCTGTGTGCATCTGTCCTCAGCGGTGACCGGTTACGATCATTCAGCCAATGGCATTGTGGCGCTGACCAACGCAGGTGCATCCCCTGAGGGCGACGTGCTCATCGGAGCCGACGGCATCCATTCCGCCGTTCGCACGCAGATGCTGGGGCCAGAAACCCCTGTGTTTACCGGCAACGTGGCATGGCGCGCCGTTGTGCCCATCGAAAGACTTGGCGATCTTGCACCGCCGCCAACCGCGTGCATCTGGCCGGGACCCGGCCGCCACGCGGTGACCTATCGTCTGCGCCGCGGGACGCTGGCCAATCTCGTGGGTGTCGTTGAACGCGACGATTGGCGCGGTGAAAGCTGGACCGAGCAGGGCACCCGCGAAGAAGCCCTGGCCGATTTTGCCGGATGGCACCCCATCGTTACCAATCTGATTGAAAAAGCCGACGCGCATTTCCGCTGGGCACTGTTTGACCGGGCACCACTTACACAATGGAGCGATGGCCGCGCCACTCTCATGGGAGATGCAGCCCACCCCACTTTGCCCTTCATGGCGCAGGGTGCCGTAATGGCGATCGAGGACGCATTTGTTCTGGCCAGGGCGTGTGCTGACGCATCGAGCGATATTCCGTCGGCGCTTGAGCGTGTCTATGCATCGCGCATCAAGCGGACCAGTGGCGTGCAACTGGGGTCGCGAGCCAACGCGGCCACCTTCCACAAGCCGACAACCGCCGCACAACTTGCAACCTACGGCCCCATGTGGCTCGCAGGCCGCATCGCGCCAGACATCGTGCGCGCCCGTCAGGACTGGCTCTATGCGGAAGATGTGACCGCGTAAGACGAAGAGTCCTACAGGCCCAGTTGTCGCGCCGTCAGGTCGCGCATGATTTCTTCAGAGCCGCCGCCGATCGCGTTGACCCGCACTTCGCGATAGATGCGTTCCACACGACCGCCGCGCAGATAGCCATTGCCGCCAAGTATCTGCATGGCTTCGCGCGCACAAAATTCCATCGTCGTGGTGGCCTGAACCTTCAGCATGCTGAGATCCGCCACCGGCGTTTCGCCCTGGGCAACGCGCCAGGCACAAATCTCAAGGTAAGCCTGCGTCGCCTGAATGCGCTGATACATGTCAGCGATCTTGTGACGGATCACCTGATGGTCCGCCAGCCGCTTGCCAAACGTCGTGCGTTCGCGCGCCCAGGCAGCAGCATCTTCAAGGCAGACGCGGGCCATGGCATTGGCGCCTGCCGCCATGCCCAGCCGTTCGCCATTGAAATTCATCATGATGCCGATGAAGCCGTTGTTTTCAGTGCCGATGAGGTTTGCTTTCGGCACTTTCACATCATCGAAATAGAGCGCTGCCGTGTCCGACGCCCACCAGCCCATCTTCTTGAGCGGCGTGCGCGAGAAGCCGGGCATGTCCGCCTCGATGAGCAACAGGGAGATTCCCTTGGTACCCTCACCGCCGGTGCGCACCGCGGTCGTGACATAGTCAGCCCGCATGCCGCCGGTGATGAACATTTTCGAGCCGTTGATCAGGTAGTAGTCGCCCTTGTCCTCGGCGCGGGTATGGATGTTGGCTACATCTGATCCACCAGACGGCTCGGTAATACCAAGCGCAATGTGCTTGTCGCCATCCAGCACCGGCGGTGCAATCCGCTCTTTCATTTCTTCAGAGCCGATATTGATGATCGGCGGCAGCCCGATGCCATGCACCATCAGGCTCGCATTGATGCCGCCGGCACCGACGCGCGCGAGTTCCTCGGACGTCACGATGCTGTGGTAGTGGTCGATCCCCTCCTTGATGCCGCCATACTGCTCAGGATAGCCCATGCGCAGCAGACCGATATCGGAGGCCTTCTTGTAGAGCTCTTCGGGAAATTCTTCTGCCTCATCCCACTCGGATGCAAAGGGCATGATCTCTTTTTCGATCCATTTGCGCAGCGTCTGCCGCCATGCGTCATGGTCCTCATTTGAAAACGGCGAGGGCGCGCGGGTGGTGTCAAAGTTCAGATCAGGCAGAGACTTGAGCGGCTTGGCAGCTTGCGACATCGGGCGTGTTTCCTGTGGTTCTTGTTCTGGACGCGCAGACATGCCGCGCTGAGTGCTGCCGCCATTGTGCGCCACGTTTGACGCACGTCAACGCGCGCTTGTGCTGTTGCTGCGTAGGGTGAGGGTGCCCCTGCGTCTCAGGGGAGCAACATGGAGGCTTGTAAGCCCATGGAAAAAGTATGTTTGGACAGACTGGGCGATGTCGGCCAGCTGATCGAGTTCAATATGTCATCGGAAGCCGCAAAGAAACTGCAGGCCCTGCACATCTGCTCAGAGCGGTCGGACTGCCAGTACTGGCAATCCTGCATCAACCGCGTTGAAGACTTGTGGAACCGGCAGATGTATGCCGCTGAACCGGCCAGCCGCCTGCCATCTTAGCCGATGGAAGCGCCGGTCTGGAATTAAGCGTCTAAACTGCCGCTGCGTACGGTGGCGCAGGATCATATTCCATTGCCCGCTGCGTCGCGCGTGCATGATCTGGGCTGTGCATCTGGCCGACAAGCCAGAGTGCCATGTCGATGCCGGCTGACACGCCTGCCGCCGTAACGACTTTGCCGTCGCGCACATAGCGTGTGTTCTCAAGGACCTCTGACGCTTCGTCGCGCTTGCGCAACTGGTCAATGAACCCCCAATGGGTCGTCACGCGTTTGCCCTTGGCAGCACCTGATGCGGTCAGCAGCAAGGCGCCGGTGCACACGCTGGTTGTCCATGTGGTGGATTTGTCCACGGCCGCAATCCACTCAAGCACCGCCCTGTTCTTAACTTCCGTGCGCGTGCCCTGACCGCCAGGCACCAGCAGCACATCAAGGGCAGGGGCATCTTCAATGGATGCGTGGGACTCGATCACCATGCCTTTGCGGCATTTCACCTTGTCGCCATTCTCCGAAATCAGAAACACATTGTCCGGTTCGGGCTTGCCCTGAAGCGCGAACACCTCGTTGGACATGGTGAACACCTCATAGGGCCCGACGAAATCAAGCTCTTCCGCATCATCAAAAATCAAAAGTCCGATATTCATGGGGTGTCAGTCCTACTGCATGCCTGGATGTGTGGGGGACGAAATGTCCAGCGGCGTGACTGGCCCGTGCGGACCCATCACCGGCATCCGCCGGAAGCGGGAGCGATAGTCAGCCGGGCTGACCCCAACGCGGCGATGAAACGCCCGGCGCATCTGCTCCGCGCTTGAAAAACCGCACGCCCACGCAATGGATTCTGTGTCGTCTGTGGTTTCTTCCAGATGGCGGCGCGCGGCCTCCACGCGGGCCACCTCCACAAACCGGCCTGGCGTCAGGCCGGTTTCACTCACAAAAGCCCGAGCCAGTGTGCGCTCGCTCATATGTGCCCGCTCGGCCAGAGCGGGAACAGACAGATCCTCCGACACATTGTCGAGAACCCATTGAGCAACATCGCCGATCTTGCCCTTGGCCGCATGTTGCGCGACCAGCTGTGCTGAGAACTGGGACTGACCGCCGGGGCGGATCATGAAGAGGACGTGGCGGCGGGCAACTGACAAGGCCATGTCGCGTCCGCAATCCTGTTCCACCAGTGCCAGTGCCAGATCCATGCCCGCAGTAACGCCAGCAGATGACCAGATGTGCCCGTCCCGGACATATATGGAGTCAGCGTCAACCGTCAGTGTAGGGAACATTTTGGCAAGGACATCCGCAACGTTCCAGTGCGTCGTCACCCGGCGGCCATCGATCAAGCCCGCTGCGGCAAGAATGAACGTACCCGTGCACACGGACGTAATGCGCGTGGCCCGGGCACCTGCGCGCGCAACTACATCAAGAACGGCTGGGTCGCGCATGGCAGCTGTTGTGCCGTGTCCTCCAGGAACCATCAGCGTGTGCAGTCCATCAAGATACTCATCTGTGAGGTCTGCAAAGCTGATGTCGGCAACCATCTGCATGCCGGAGTTTGTTTTGAAAGGCCCGGCTGTTTCAGCCGCGATCGTCAGTTCGTACTCGGGAAAGTTTTCATGCGGCTTTGGCTGATAGCCGTCCATGACCCAGGATTCCGGGTTCAGCCGGGCATCATTCACACCAGCCAGAATTTCAAACGGTCCGGTGATGTCGAGGATCTGGACATCGTGATAGGCGATCATCAGCACCCGCTTGGGCGCTGGTGGCGCTGATTTCTCAGCATTTTGGCGCTTTTTTGAGGTCATGCCCCAATCATAGCAATGCGGGGCATCTGGCGGAAAGGCCAAACACCCCACATATTCGGTCAGCGAATGGGTGGCATGGTGCCAGCCCACCCTCAACTAGCCTATGCCTTGAGCGTGCACTTGCCGTTGTTGATCACCACCACGTCGCGTTCCTTCAGGCGGGCGCGGAAGGAGGCAATGTTTCCGTCCTTCCAGACATCCACCAGAATGGTCTCGCCGGGGAAGACCGGAGACGAAAAGCGCACATCGAACCCGGTGATGGCCGTGTGGTCATATTCTGCAACCGATCCAAGGATGGCCCGGCAGCAGGTGCCGTAGGTGCACAACCCATGCAGGATGGGGGCAGGGAAGCCTGCAGCGGTCGCAAATTCCGGATCTGCATGAAGCGGGTTGCGGTCACCGGACAGCCGGTAGAGCAGAGCCTGGTCCGGGCGCGTGTCGACCTCAATGGTTTCATCCGGCGCACGATCAGGAATGGGATGCGGCTTGGGTGCGCCTTCGCTGGGGCCGCCAAAGCCGCCGTCACCACGGGCAAACGTTGTGCTGGTTAGCGTGCACAATGCGTCGCCGGAATCAGCCAGCCGAATGTCCGTCTCGGTCACAATGACTGCACCTTTGTCAGCGCCCTTGTCATATGCGCCGATCACCTTGCTATCGGCGATGATGTCGGCGGCAGCCGGAAGCGGTTGGTGCAGCGTGAGTTTCTGCTCCCCATGCACAACCATCAAATAGTTGATGCCGGAGTCCCGTAGCGGCCCGGCACCCCAGGCAATGACCGTTGCCATGGTTGGCACCGTCTTGAGGTCGCTCTCATAGACGTAAGGCAGCTCTTTTGGCGCGAGCGGGTCGCGCGCCATGCCTACGCCCAGTGCATAGAGCATGGTCTCGCGATCTCCATAGGAGAATCGCTCGTCTTTTGAAGTGAGAGACATGATGTGATCGTAGTCGATGGCCATTCCATTTCCTCGGTCTGTGGATTTTTGTCGCCATTTTGGCTGGAATTCCGGGGTTTTTGCCCGGCCGGGGTCGTAATTACGGCTAAGTGTCTGTTGGGCGACAGACAGGGCTCTACTTTTGAGACACTATAGGTAGCGCGCGGTGAATCGCAGCAGGTTGCTCGTCCGTGCCCTTTCACAGGTTGAATGTCACGATTGGGGTGTCCCATGACACTTGATGACAGCATTATTGACCACCCGGAGCGCAAGCCTCAACAGCCAGCCGACAGTGAGCCGCTGCCGCGCGATTGGCCTGCTGGCCTGCTGCGTCTGTTGGCGGGTGGCGCCACGCTCGCCCTGTGGGCTGTCATAGCCGCCGTGATTTACTCAATCGTATAGCCGCACCTTTGCTAGTAGGCTCTCCTCGGGATTTTCAGACCGAAGGAAGAGCAAAATGGTGCCGGGCAAATTTTTTGGATCTCTGTTTATCGGTCTGACGCTGGTGCTGTCCGGCGCAACGACAAACGCGCGTGAACACACGTTGGAGGCCGATGCCAACCAGCAGGTATCACTACCTGCCGCAGACACGACTGTCGTTACACCGCCGGAAGAAATGACCGAGGCGATCCGGGCGGTGTTTCCCGAAAGCTATTCCCAGTTCATGAACGTGAGTTATGAGCGACAGGACGCTGGCACCGGACGGGATCCGGAAATCTGGCCCAAGGCAGCCAGCTTTCTAGTCCCCGCAAAAGCCTATGAGGCGACCATCGCCGGTGAACTGGACAGCCGCGTTGCCGCCCTGATTGGCCGCGTGCTGCGCCCTGACGATGCTCATTGTGAAGACGTGTCAGTGGGCGATCCCGAGGACTACGGTTGGATGGCTTGGCCAGACAAACGCGTCCGCAAGATCACTGTGACGTTCAACGTTGCGTGCTGATGCTAGCCAGCCGACCGATCACCGATGAGCAGTTTGACGGGATCGCCTTTGGCATCTGCAATCGCCCAGAGCAGATACGGCGTGAGGAACAGGATGCCACCGACCTGTGCCAGCGGCATCAGCAGAATGCCACCGGTTGAAAATTTGTGCCGCCATCCAATCCAGATCGCCGACAGGGTGAGGTAGGCGAGAAAGTCCACATTGAACTGGCCTGACCAGTTCATGGCGGTGATGTTGCCGATAAACACGTCACTTAGATTCATGCCCGTCTGGCTTGCTGCCGTATAGGTCAGCGCGGCAACCGCAATGAAATAGAAAATGGCAACGATGCGAAGGACCATCATGGTGCGTCTCCTTGTCGATGTGTTTTGGTGTGGAACTTAGCTGGAAGCAGCGCGCTGGCGGCCGAGCATGACGATCTTCATGTCCCCATCGGCGTCGTTGAGGGCCCAAAGCAGGTAGAGCGGCAGAACGCCCATGCCGCCGAACACGCCCAGCACCCCAAGTGC from Candidatus Phaeomarinobacter ectocarpi includes these protein-coding regions:
- a CDS encoding DJ-1/PfpI family protein, whose protein sequence is MNIGLLIFDDAEELDFVGPYEVFTMSNEVFALQGKPEPDNVFLISENGDKVKCRKGMVIESHASIEDAPALDVLLVPGGQGTRTEVKNRAVLEWIAAVDKSTTWTTSVCTGALLLTASGAAKGKRVTTHWGFIDQLRKRDEASEVLENTRYVRDGKVVTAAGVSAGIDMALWLVGQMHSPDHARATQRAMEYDPAPPYAAAV
- a CDS encoding GlxA family transcriptional regulator, yielding MTSKKRQNAEKSAPPAPKRVLMIAYHDVQILDITGPFEILAGVNDARLNPESWVMDGYQPKPHENFPEYELTIAAETAGPFKTNSGMQMVADISFADLTDEYLDGLHTLMVPGGHGTTAAMRDPAVLDVVARAGARATRITSVCTGTFILAAAGLIDGRRVTTHWNVADVLAKMFPTLTVDADSIYVRDGHIWSSAGVTAGMDLALALVEQDCGRDMALSVARRHVLFMIRPGGQSQFSAQLVAQHAAKGKIGDVAQWVLDNVSEDLSVPALAERAHMSERTLARAFVSETGLTPGRFVEVARVEAARRHLEETTDDTESIAWACGFSSAEQMRRAFHRRVGVSPADYRSRFRRMPVMGPHGPVTPLDISSPTHPGMQ
- a CDS encoding MaoC/PaaZ C-terminal domain-containing protein, with the translated sequence MAIDYDHIMSLTSKDERFSYGDRETMLYALGVGMARDPLAPKELPYVYESDLKTVPTMATVIAWGAGPLRDSGINYLMVVHGEQKLTLHQPLPAAADIIADSKVIGAYDKGADKGAVIVTETDIRLADSGDALCTLTSTTFARGDGGFGGPSEGAPKPHPIPDRAPDETIEVDTRPDQALLYRLSGDRNPLHADPEFATAAGFPAPILHGLCTYGTCCRAILGSVAEYDHTAITGFDVRFSSPVFPGETILVDVWKDGNIASFRARLKERDVVVINNGKCTLKA